GCCTGGCTAGAAAAAGAAGATTACACTGCGGTGGCCAATTATTTATCCCAGGCTGCCCAGCAATTGGCTGCCGCTGGCGCTGATTTTGTGGTCATGTGTGGGATTACACCGCATATCGTGTTTGAGCAAATTCAGCAGCCGGTACCGCTGCTAAGCATGGTAACGGCCAGCTGCCAACACGCGCAAAAATTAGGTCTGAAAAAACTTGGTTTACTGGGAACTGAATTCACGATGCAACACGACTTTTTTAAACGCGCCTTTCGTGACGCTGGCATTGAAGTGATCACGCCAAATTCACAGCAGCAACAATTTATTCACCATAAAATCGTAACTGAGCTGGAAAACGGAATTGTTAAACCAGCGACACGACAGGATTTTTTAGCCATTATTAAGCAATTGCAGTTCGAGCAGCAGATCGATGGCGTTGTTCTTGGTTGCACCGAATTACCTTTATTATTAAAAACAACGGATGTGGCATTACCATTGTTAGATCCGGCGGCCATCCATATTGCGGCGATCGTGGCCCAAATTTTCAGTTGACTGCAGAAAACGTAATGTTTTTCTTGATGGGCCACCACAGCCACAAAAACGGCTATAATAGAACATGATCAGTTAATAGGCGACCATACAGTATAAACTATTTTTGGACCTAAATTAGGAGGAACTTACGCAATGTCACTCATTACATTAAAATCAGCTCGCGAAATTCGTGGGATGCAAAAATCAGGTGCCGTTTTGGCGGGGATGCACCTTGGCCTACGCAAAATTATCAAGCCGGGTATTTCTAGCTGGGATATTGAAAAATTCGCGCTACGTTATTTGGCTGAAAATAACGCTAAACCAGAGGAAAAGGGTTTTGAAGGCTACGAATACGCCACTTGTGTCAGCATCAATAATGAAGTTTGTCACGGTTTTCCGCGCAAGGATGTCCTGTTGAAAGACGGCGACTTAGTTAAAGTTGATACCGTCGTTTCTGTCGATGGCTATATGTCAGATTCCTGCTGGGCCTACGCGGTCGGCGAAGTCAGTGATGAAGTCAAACATTTGATGGCAGTTACGAAAAAGGCACTTTACCTCGGAATCGATCAAGCCGTCGTCGGCAATCGCGTCGGCGATATTGGCCATGCGATCCAAACTTATGTTGAAGATGAGCAGGGTTACGGCGATGTGCGTGAATACGTAGGGCACGGCATTCAACCAACGATGCACGAATCACAAGATGTTCCCGGTTATGGTAAAGCAGGCAAAGGCTTGCGTTTACGGGCCGGCATGACGATCACCATCGAACCAATGGTTAACGTTGGTGACTGGCGCTGCGATAGCTCTGCGCCCGATGGTTGGACCGTGACCACTGAGGACGGCTCACTTAGCTGCCAATATGAACATACGTTAGTGATCACCGATGATGGTCCGAAAATTTTGACCTCACAGGATCCAGAATACGATGCTAAATATTTACTCAAATAAGTTTTAACGCACTGACGCGGTTATGTCAGTGCGTTTTTTTATTGATAGCGTGCAATCATTGTTTGTAATTGCTGCAAATAGCTGTTTTTGAGTTGTTCTGGATATTCGATAGTGACGTGCTCGCCAAAGGTGATCAGATAGTGGGTCATGTAGGCCAGTTCTTCTTGATTATAGCTGCCGGTGATATACGGGACCTGATCAATCGTTTCTAAGGTCATGTTCGGATAATTATTTTTTAAAAAGAGTTCCTTGCCGAAGGCGGTCAAGCGGCATTTAAATGGAATATCGTGATAGTGCTGTTCGTAATCTCGTTGTAACTGACTTAATTCAGCCTGAGAGTAGGCGGCGGTATGGGCATGATCAATTGCCAATTCAGTCATGTAGTCGCAGCGATACGTACCCCAATGTTTTTTCTGAAGATCGTAGGCACTGCAGAACCAAATTCCATTGCGATAAAAGAGTTCATAGATCTGTAGCTGCGTTGTTTCCGGCGTATATTGCGTATAAGTCACAGTAACGATTTTATTTTCCAAAATTGCTTGTGTGATCGATGCCAAGTTCGCCGGTGTATTGATCGGCGCCACATTATAATAATGAATCACGTCGAGTACTTTAGTGATATCAGCTTGTTGTGCCACCGGCATCGTCGCCAATAATTTTTGCCGGATCTGTGGATATGATTTCTCACAAGGGGTACTTGAGAGTGAATTCAACGCCTCTAAGGCAAAAAAGATGGCGCGGATCTCTTCTTCATTAAAATAAATCGGCGTTAATAATTTCTGACTGATCAAGTGGTAGCCACCATGCCGACCATTTTCCACGTAAAATGGTAGACCTAAAGTTTCCAGTTCGGCGATATCACGTAAAGCAGTTCGTTTGGAAATATTAAATTTGGTCATTAGATCGTGTAATTGAAAGACATGCTTAGCGCTGAGAAAAATAAGTTCTTGATTTAACCGTTCCGATTTTTTCATGGCTAACTCCTCGATTTAAAGGTGCCATGTTTTGGCGCCTTTTATATTTATACTCATTGTAACAAATGAAGAGGAGTGCTAACATGCAAACATTAATTATTAATGCACAACCAGATTTAACTAATAAAGCCCATTTTTCAACTAAGCTACAGGAAATGTTCTTGACTAAATTTGCGGCACAATTTCCAGAAAGCACAGCGACGATTTTAAATTTATACGATACACAAATTCCGCGGATCGAAGCAGCACAGTTACTCAAGGTTTGGGAGCAAGGTGCTACCTTATCATCAGAAGAAGTCGCATTAGCGCAAACCTCGACCGCATTATTAGCGCAATTTAAGGCCCATCACCGTATTGTGATCGTGTCACCGCTGCATAATTTTAACGTCACCTCACGTTTAAAAGATTATCTCGACAATATTTTGATTGCGCGGGAAACGTTTAAGTACACTGACGATGGGTCAGTCGGCTTAATGACTGATGATTATAAAGTACTGTTATTGCAAGCTAGCGGCTCAATTTACACGAATGATGATCGTTACACGTCACTGGAATTCTCGCGGTTTTATTTACAGAAGATGTTCGAAGAAATCATGGGTTTTGATCAATTCTACATTGCCCGCGCCCAAGGCACCGCTACTTTACCGGTCAAGCAAGTTCTAGCCAGTGCGGCCGCCGATCTCGATTCAGTCTTTACCCAATTTTACGCGTAAGCAAAAGGCCAAGAAAAGTGTTTTCTTGGACTTTTTAATGCATTTATTTAATTTGATACGTTGTATCCAACAGTTCAACTTTAGCGCGCAAGCCAGCGGTTAAATAGATCTGCTGATTTTTAGTCACGTAAATAGCGGCTAAATTCGGCTGTTGTGCGATCAATTTAGTACTGCTTAAGCCTTGGTAAAAGGCGATTGTCGTCCAAATATCAGCGGTCAGTGAGTCTGGGGCAATGATGGTCACGCTAGCTAAATTATTGGCGATCGGGTAGCCAGTTTGACTGTCGAACATATGATGATAATCGTGACCGTCAATTTGCAGATGACGCTCATAAATACCGGAAGTGACCACCGCCGCGGCCCCAGTGGTTAAGCGTAGGATCACATGGCCACGTTGCTGTTGTGGCGATTGAATGCCAACGCGCCACTGCTGCTGGCCAACTAATAGAATATTGCCACCGAGATCGATAATCCCTTCAGCCACGCCTCGTTGCTGCCATAATGTACGGATCGCATCGGCAATATAGCCTTTGGCGATGGCACCGAGGTCAAGTTCCATACCGGGTTGCCGCAGCCAAACGCTTTGCTGCTGATCATTTAGTACGATTTGTTGCGGATCGATCAATGGCAATTTAGCGGCAATCGCTTCTGGACTAGGTTTACGGGCATCGCTAAAACCGATGTGCCATAATTTAACTAGCGGACCGATGGCGGCATTGAAGCCTAAAGCTTGTTGACTGACCTTGACCGCTGTTTTGACCAATTGATAGGTCAACGTTGAAACTTGAACTGCGTGCCGACCGGCGGCATGATTGATCGTCATTACTTCTGACTGTGGCCGATTAACGGTCAGCACATCTTCATAATGTTGGATCAAATGGTAAGCCGCTTCAATATCAGCTACCGTTGCCGGCGCAAAAACAGTTAAGTTGATCAAGGTGCCGAGCGCAAAATAACTTTTCTTAATTGGTTGCATTGTTTATGCGTGGACGGTTTTAGCTAAGGCATTTTTAACGGCGCTCTTGATCGCGTTGCTGGAAGCTGAGGCACCAGAAACCGCATCAACATCGTAGCTATTGGCTGCAACCATTTTAGCTGGTAATTGTTCGACTGCTGCTTTGCCGACATCTTCACTTTCACTTTGTTTAACGACTTCAACTGCTTGGATCTTATCGTCAGCGTAAGTGACACGAACAACCACTTGGCCACCAATACCGGCTTCACTGACACCTAAATATTGGTTGGGGCCGACACTGATACCAGCTAATGAATCCTCACTGCTTAAATCATTGCCGCCAAGATCGACGTTAGCGGTTGTTGTTACTGGCGCAACCGTCGTTTCACCTTTGGCTTTTGCGGCATTTTCACCGGCAATTTTACCGAAGATCAAGCATTCGGCTAAGTTACTGCCACCGGCGTATTGGTTAGCGTTGGCGCCACCAAGTTCACCAGCACCGTATAAATGCGGAATTGGTTGTTGCTTTGTGTTTAAGATTTCTGCTTTTGCGTTGCGCCGTGGACCGCCTTGAGTGTTCAACATGCCGGATTCTAATTTAACAGCATAGTATGGACCAGCAGCGAAAGCCCGCATCGTTGCAGCATCACGATGCTGACTGTAGTCAACACCATTTTTGGCAAAACTATTAAATTCAGTCACGGTTTGTTGTAAAACGTCAGGGTTCAATTGCGTTTGCGCCGCTAAATCAGCCAAGCTATCTGCTTTGATCACACGACTGAAGAAATCAGGATCAGGTAATTGTTTTGCGGCCTTAAATTGATCATATTGTTTTTGATCGAAAATCAAATAAGGATGATCTTGCGCTGTTGGGATCCGCCAAGTACCGTGATCATACAAGCGACCGTGGCGGTTGGCTTCATCTTCACGGAAGTAACGACTACCATCGTCACCGACCACAAAAATACTGCCGGTGTACAGATCAGGCCAAGGCGCTAAAATTAATTTGCCTCGTTCGCCGGGATGGGTGGCAAACGTCATACCGGAAAGCAGGCCTAAACCTTCATAACTCTTCATATGCCACATGTCAGCGCCAATTTCTTCGGCCATTTTAATGCCGTCGCCTTGGTTATACAAAGTGCCGATCGGTGCCAAATGTGGGGCGCCTAAATAATCTTGGATTGCTTGCTTGTCAGTTTCAAAACCGCCGCAAGCCAAGACGACCCCGTTTTTAGCCTGTATGTTGACGCTTTGACCGTTACGCTTGATCGTGACCCCAATGATTGCTTTTGTAGTTGGATCTTGAATCAAATGTTGCGCTGGAGAAGCTAACCAAACATCGATATTTTGGTTGCGGTCAACAACGTGTTGGCGTAAGTTTTTCCATAAAGCAGCGTCGAAGAAACCTTCGTGCACGGTGGTTAGATCAAATGTATCGGCACCTTCATATTCCGGATATTCAGGCGCTAAGCCTTTAGCTACTTCGCCACGAGAACCATTTTTGTAGGTGTCGTTGTAGCTAACTGGTTCAACATCGAGGTAATCGCGGAAGTATTGGCGCATATTGACCATACCGTGAACGTAGGTCTGCAATAAGTCAGAATCTAAATCAATTGGACCGAGCATGGCTTTATAGTAAGCCAGCATTTTGTCGTAGTCGGAGCCAGTAGCAACGACTTGGCCAGCGTAGCGGACATTGCCGCCTTCGTGACCTTCTGGAGCGGCATCGGTCAATAAGACTTTCGCACCGTTATCAGCGGCAAAGCGGGCGGCAGTTGCACCAGCAGCACCGAAACCAATAACGATGACATCATAGGCACCATTCCAAGTTGTTTTTGCAGCCAATTTTGGGGCTTCCTTTCGATATGTGTGATTGATCACACGAGCAAAATCAAGATAATGCGTGAAACATTCTTCTAAAAAGCTGATCGTTTGGGCGTCTTTTAACTGTTGGTCGCCGTCAAAGGCTTCCTTAACGTGACCCAGTAAGAATTCATTGCCAGGTAAGACGATCGCACCGACACCAGGTGAATCTAAAATTTGACGCAAATGTTGCTGCGCCCGTGAAGTGCCTTGAGGACCATACGAGGCACCGACGATCATGACTGGTTTATGGGTCAGTGGGTGCACCTTGCAAGACAGCCACTCGATCGCACTTTTAAGGGCTGCTGGAATAGAATGATCATATTCCGGAGTGGCGATGATCACGCCATCAGCAGCGTCAATTTTTGCGGCTAATTGAGCCACGCTGCCAGGTGTTGGCGTGACGATATTTTCATTGAATAATGGTAATTGATTAATTTCACAAATTTCGATCGCGTGCTGCGCACCGAAGTGTTTTTGCATGTATTGGAGCAAAATACGATTGGTTGAATAGTCCGCATTTGTACCAACGATACCAATAAATTTCATTGAATAACCCTCTTTGATAGTGATTTTTGAGCCAAAGATTTCTGATGTTATGGACGCTGACCTTACTGGTGGCGGCAATCACGCTTATCAAAAACATGGCTTTGTAATATATTCTATAAACGATATAACGTGTTTTCATGCACGGAAAGTAATATCTTTTTTGAAGATCATTAGGATTAAATTAACCTTCATTTTCTATACTAGTCCATTTCAATAAATTGTGAAATAATTATTTTGTGTTAAAGTTATGCTATTTTTGGCATATAATGAATTTATCTAGTGGAATGAGGTGAACGGGCATGACACCATTAGCAAAAGATAAACAGTTTATCGCGATTTTAGAGATGGTGGCTAAATTGGGTAATATTACTGCAGCCGCTGAGGCATTATTTATGACTCAACCAGCCGTCAGCAAAATTATTCAGCAACGGGAAAATCATTTGGAAACGCGCTTGATCGAACGGCGCCATCATCCACTGCAATTGACTTATGCGGGCGAATATTATTTACAACGACTACAGCATATTACTGCTCAATATGATTCACTGTATCATGGCCTGGCCACGCTAAATGAAGCAGGGCACGGGCGTTTGACGATCGGTGTGACCCAGTCATTAGGGGCGCAGATCTTGCCCCAACTATTACCGCAGTACCACGCTACTTACCCCAATGTGGAGTTGCGTTTGGTCGAATATCCTAGCAGTGAAGTAGAAAATGAACTGGCTAATGACAATTTAGATTTATATATCGGCGTTTTACCAGTGGATAATCATAAAATTCACTATCAATTGTTTGAGCGCGAGCCGATTTATTTGCTGGTACCACCTAGCCACCCGGCATACCGTAAGCCCACCAAGGCAGTGACGGTGATCAATGATTGCCGCGATTTAATTGACCGGCAGCCATTAATTTTGGAAAACGAAAATTCAGGCTTTCAACGTTTGATCGCAGAATATTTAGCCAAAAATAATATTGATCCACAAATCGTTTTACGCACGGCCAGTTTGGATACGGGGATCAAATTGGTGCAGCACAACTTCACTGCCGCAACGTTTGTACCGTACTCGGTTTGGCAGAGTCATCCAGCAACAGCAGCATTAGCAACTTATCAATTAGCGACCACGGAGTTACAAAGCGAAACAGTGATCGCTTATAAACGTGACCGCCTGCTGACGAAGCAGGAAAAGGCATTTATCGATTTGGCAGTGGCAGTTGGGCGAGGAGTTTAGCAAATTTATAGTGTGGTGTATTTCGCATGATTTGCTGAAAGTAACGTTGATATTTAAATTATGCGTATCTCTAGCTATGCATAATTGTAATAGATAACCATAACAAATAAGTATGTTGTTGGGTCAAAGTTGTGGCTTACAATATATGTATAAATGTTATTTAACTACAGAAGGAGAAATGTTTATGCCTGAAACTAAAGTAGCAGCGCTGGAAGCAACTTGATCTGATTTCAAAACTTTTCATCATACTATAATCAAAAGAAGAGCATTACGACCAGATGATGTGGCAATTGACATTAAATATTGTGGAATTTGTCACTCAGATATCTCAATCGTTGAAGGAATTGATAGTATCTTTAAGCGCCCAATTGTGCCAGGGCACGAAATATCGGGAATCGTTAGTGCTATTGGCCAAAACGTTCATAAGTTTAATGTTGGCGATCGAGTAGGTGTAGGTTGTTTTGTTGATTCGTGCGGCAAATGTAAATATTGCCAAGCCGGCGAAGAACAATTCTGTGAAAAGGGCGTTATTTCTGTATTTGTTGGCGATGATTATGCTGGTAATCAATCAGAAGGCGGCTACTCTCAATCTATCATTGTTAAAGATCGCTTTGTTTTATCAATTCCCGATAAGCTAGATTTAGCTGAAGCTAGCCCGTTACTTTGTGCTGGTATCACAACATATAATCCTTTAAAACGTTATGGTATAAAGAAAGGATCTAAAGTGGCGATTGTTGGTTTAGGCGGATTAGGTCATATCGCTACCCAGTTTGCTAATAAGATGGGTGCGGAGGTTACAGTGATTGGACACTCAGAATCAAAAGCCAACGAAGCAAAAGAATTTGGCGCTAAAGCGTATGAGATACTAAAAACGCCAGAAGATTTCACTCGCTTGGATGGTCAATTTGATTTTCTTCTTAGTACAGTTGCGGTTAAGCTAGACTGGAATGAGTATTTTAAATTATTGAGCGTTAAAGGCATTGCTTGCAGTGTTGGCTTGCCTATCGAAAACCAAGAATTTAGTTTACAAGCGATGTTTAATCGGCAGAATACGTTAATCGTATCGAATGTTGGCGGGATCGCGTTGACGCAAGAAATGTTAAATTTTGCAGCGGAAAATGATGTTCATCCTAAAATAGAAATGATCGGTATTGATGATGTACCAGCCGCATATGAACGCATTCTGAATAGTGATGTTCACTATCGGTTCGTTATAGATATGAGTACTTTGAAGAAATGATGTGGGTCAGTTTGCTAACAGATGTTTGTCGATTTTAAAGTCACTGTGTGAACGGAAAAATTAGCGTAAAAATAACGGTGCAGCAGAATCTAATTAGATTTTACGGTTCTATACTTTTTCCTGTTGATAGCTTACTTAACATGGTAATCTATTAGCAGGATTTTTTAGTGCAAAATAAAAAAGGCCCATAAGCCTCGCACCTAAAAAATCCACCCACTACAGCATCATTTTTAAAGGACGTGAAAACTTATGGACCCTGTAGATAATAATATAAAATTTGCGCTCAGTATTAAAGACCCAAATGTAGTTTTTTACAAATATAACTATCAAGTGATTAAAGCTAAGCGCGCAAAAGTATATATAGCCACGGTTAAGTTCGACCAGAAACATTGCGCTAACTGTGGCTTTTGCGAGCTAAGTCATAATGGACACTACGTATCACGCGTGACCTATCTGGCAGCGAATGCGAGTGAACCAGTTTATTTAGAACTCCATAAAGAACGCGTCATTTGTCGTAATTGTAAAGCGTCGTTTATGGCTACTTCTGATGTGGTAGACAAGTACTGTTGTATCTCCCGAGCCACGCGTCAGAAAGTGTTTATGAGTCTACAAGACGACCGCACTCAAGCTAGCATTGCGATCGATGCCGGCATATCAGCTAGCACTGTCTGTCGTTACTTAGACAACTATGATGACTTATTTCGCAGAAATCTTAACTATCTACCGGTTCATCTCGCCATGGATGAATTTAGAGGAATTGGTGGTCGGCTCCATTTCATCTGTATTAATGGCGCTGGTGAGCATGAAATTCAACAAATTCTGCCAGACCGATTCAAGCAAAGTATTACTGATTATTTTAAACAATTTCCAGCAAGTGTTCGAGCACGTGTCAAAACAGTTACCGTAGATCTAAATAGTTACTATCAAGACATTGCCAAGGCAATGTTTCCGCAGGCAAAAATTGTGATCGACCGCTTTCACATCGTTGCAATGATGACTCGGGCTTTTAATCAAACTCGGGTGCAAACCATGAAAAAGTACAATAAAAGATCCTATGAATATCGCACGTTAAAGTTCGCCTGGCGGCTTTATTTGAAGTATGCCGGAAATCTAGATGAGGAACATGTCTTTTATGACCGACACCTGCGAAAACAACTCACACAACTAGAACGTGTAGAACAAGGACTGACAATTAACGAAGAACTTAAAGCATCGTACGAGTCGATGCAAAGCATCATGGAAAACCTTAAGAATCAAGACAAAGACAAGCTTGTGGAAGATCTATATACAAATCAAAATATAAGTCCCTACATGAAAGCAGTGTTTCAAACGTTCAAAAAGAACTTAGTGGTTGTACTCAACGCCAGTGAATCGGACTATACGAATGGCCCAGTCGAAGGCATGAATCGAATGATTAAACAAATTCAACGTACAGCATTTGGATTCCGTAATTACCATCATATGATTTCACGTATTAAGTTACGGCAAATGAGAACAAAACCAATGAAAAAACAGAGTTGAAAGTCGCATGACTTTCAACTCTGTAAAAGCTATTCATCAACAGGATTTGACAAAGAGCCGATTTTACCGCACCGTTATTTTTATACATAAGCATTTCAGTAACATTATTGTCGCTACTTTATTTAAGCACCCATTTCCCAATGCCCTAAATTACTGGCAGCAAGGGTTTCAAAATAGGCGAGTAATTCAATAGCAGCGTGCCGATCAACGCGAGCAAGCGCGTTAAATCCCGTACCCGTAGGCACAACGTTGGACATGCTGGTGATTTGATTGCCGTTTTCGATCGTGACTTGAGCGAAAGTGGCAGACCAATTGGTGCCCATGTTTTGCGCGAAAACAAAAAACAAATTAAAATCATCGCTGAGATAAGCAGGCATGGCCCACGCTTCTGCGTCCATCGGTTCAGGCACGACGTTATCGTGGAAAACCAATAACGGTGCAGTTTTGGCTGTAATTGGTTGCTTTAAAATAAAAATAGCATTTTCAAATTCAGGACTACCAGGTTCTGCGCTAAGATTCACGCGGGATCACTTACTTTCATTGAGGTTAAAGGCATTTGGCACGTTGTCTAAGAGAAATTATTTAGATAAAATGCGTATTTAGTCTTGATCTGCTTGATGGGTTCATCCATCACGTGCTCATAGCCCTTATCGTCGACCAAAAAATGTTGATGGACGATAGCCGACAAATGGTGCCGCAAAACAGCATTCGCAACCGGAATTGGCGTTGTATGGATATCAAAATGATTTAGATAGCCCGGCGTCAAGACCTTGGCAAAGTCATTAAAGGTATCAGCGAAGACTTGTGCATAAGCTTTATCGGCATACTTCAATTCGATCTCTTCCAATTTCGTATAATAAACGCGGTCTTCTAATTTTTTCTCATTTTTAATGATGTGCTGGGCATCATATTCATGAGTCAAATAAGCATCCCAGTCACGGAATGCATAGGCCGACAGACGGTCGACGAATTGCTGTCCTTCAGGGGATAAATTCTTGCGGTGCAGTTCATGCGAATCACTAATAAAGTAGGGGTGCGCTAAACGTTGAATTACAAAATCGTAAAAAGTTGCTGGTTCGATCGCGCGCACACTATCAGGATCATATAAAGGTCCCTTACCAGGCTTTTCAGGTAGTTTACGCAAGGCCTGCCGTGTCTGGTCAACCGCAAAGATCAAGTCTTCAATATCAGTATTATTTGGATCAGGGTCACGACTGATAACTTGTAAAATTTGCGTATACAAACGGATCAGGTCATTACACTCAGTCTTTTGATTCGTAAAAACGGCTTTTTGTGCCTCATACTTACGTGTTTCTTGTTCTAATTCTTCTTCCAGTGCCACTGCTAAGCGTTCAATTTTGACAGGCAGTACTGGTTGATCAAAGGATTCTTCCGCGACTGTGTGTACCGCTTGGCGCAATTGCGGCCGCATTTCGATAAAATCGGGATAATCAAATACGTTAGGAAAATCTTCCTTTGGTTTAGCTGACTTAGCTGATTTTTCCTGATTACCAGTTAATGCAGCGTGATCAATGTGAAAATGTGCCATGATGGGTTCACCTATCTTTCTCCGTAAAAACTATATCCACTATAAGCGTTTTCTACACAAAAGTGAATGGGTGAAATGCCTAATTAAAAATGATTTAAACGTCCAAATAGATTCAATAATATGACAATAAGAACAGCAAGATTGCCTAAGCAAGATACCATAATGATACCAAAACGCAGCGTAAAAATTTTATAACCACCGTGTACGTAGTCACGACGCTGGCGTCGGCCGCGATAGGCTAGGGCTGTCATGAAAGTAACAATTGTTAAAACCGCTTGCAAAAAGACGCCGATAAATACAGGATAAATCTGTCCAGTTAGAAAAGCGTAATTGACTAGTGTTAAAATACCAGTAATAATGGCTAATAAAGACATTAGGTCACCTCTAATACGTATTCTAACAAATTTACACCGCGCGTTTTATAATCAAGTTAGCCAAATACTTTTAGCTAATTGATAAAATAAAAAACACCCAGACAAATCTCTGTTATCATTGATGTTCCTACACAAACAATGAAAGAGGTTATTGTCTTGATGCAAGAACAGAATACCACAGTCAGAAAAAAAGGTCAGCACCTAACTTCGTTTGAACGAGGCAGAATTGCTACGCTGCACAGCCAAGGCTATTCCAATCGTGCAATTGCCAGAGCGCTTAATGTTTGTCATCAAACAATCAATAATGAATTGTGCCGCGGCGAGATCGACCAAGTAAAAAAAGTGAATAGTCAACGCCAATATTACGCTGTATACTCACCAGAAACAGCACAAGCTAAGTACGAAG
This is a stretch of genomic DNA from Loigolactobacillus coryniformis subsp. coryniformis KCTC 3167 = DSM 20001. It encodes these proteins:
- a CDS encoding NAD(P)-dependent alcohol dehydrogenase, which gives rise to MAIDIKYCGICHSDISIVEGIDSIFKRPIVPGHEISGIVSAIGQNVHKFNVGDRVGVGCFVDSCGKCKYCQAGEEQFCEKGVISVFVGDDYAGNQSEGGYSQSIIVKDRFVLSIPDKLDLAEASPLLCAGITTYNPLKRYGIKKGSKVAIVGLGGLGHIATQFANKMGAEVTVIGHSESKANEAKEFGAKAYEILKTPEDFTRLDGQFDFLLSTVAVKLDWNEYFKLLSVKGIACSVGLPIENQEFSLQAMFNRQNTLIVSNVGGIALTQEMLNFAAENDVHPKIEMIGIDDVPAAYERILNSDVHYRFVIDMSTLKK
- a CDS encoding ISL3 family transposase, producing MDPVDNNIKFALSIKDPNVVFYKYNYQVIKAKRAKVYIATVKFDQKHCANCGFCELSHNGHYVSRVTYLAANASEPVYLELHKERVICRNCKASFMATSDVVDKYCCISRATRQKVFMSLQDDRTQASIAIDAGISASTVCRYLDNYDDLFRRNLNYLPVHLAMDEFRGIGGRLHFICINGAGEHEIQQILPDRFKQSITDYFKQFPASVRARVKTVTVDLNSYYQDIAKAMFPQAKIVIDRFHIVAMMTRAFNQTRVQTMKKYNKRSYEYRTLKFAWRLYLKYAGNLDEEHVFYDRHLRKQLTQLERVEQGLTINEELKASYESMQSIMENLKNQDKDKLVEDLYTNQNISPYMKAVFQTFKKNLVVVLNASESDYTNGPVEGMNRMIKQIQRTAFGFRNYHHMISRIKLRQMRTKPMKKQS